A part of Gemmatimonas groenlandica genomic DNA contains:
- a CDS encoding WD40/YVTN/BNR-like repeat-containing protein — translation MIRRTLFLSISAACATLPLGLSVGAQAKPAAAPARAVAKVPAAAMMAAADPALFKGLSYRQVGHSRGGRVTTVTGVPSQPKTFYAGVASGGVMRTTNGGESWDFITDNKIPLGSTGSIAVAESNPNIIYVGTGSDGVRSNVSTGRGVYKSVDNGATWQFAGLYNAGQIGAVRIHPTNPDIVWVAAYGDIFKPNNERGIFKTTDGGKSWKKTLYVSDSTGAMDVELQPGNPNVVYAWMNRIERKPWSIISGSREGGFYKSTNGGDSFTKMVGGLPNQITGKGNLAVTAANPNRIYALVEAMPGGGLYRSDDAGASWALMNSTPGLITRPFYYTSLGADPSNADVVYGGAETFYKSTDGGKTVAPFRTPHGDNHDIWINPTNSNTMVQSNDGGANVSYDGGKTWSSQDVQPTAEFYGVWLDNAFPYKLYMAQQDNSTYIVPSNNDLFNMSTVRTGPGCETGPIIPHPSDRNLIHGNCKGQYSLMNVDAGVTKNYWIGAQSLYGNDGGDLDYRMQRTTPMALSPHDPKVLYYGSQFLHRTRNNGATWEKISPDLTWFPKCCQGGSGEPITRDVTGEEFYSTLYAITESSLEKGVIWTGSNDGPFSVTRDDGKTWKRVTPKELGEGGRVAWIESSPHRKGSAYFATYRYLLGDYKPYIYLTNDYGNTWKLLTDGTNGIPADAPTRVVREDPVREGLLYAGTEFGMYISFDNGGHWQPFNLNMPQIPINDIKVYRGDLVVATQGRAAWIMDNIAALQQIGPTTQSESFVLFKPRDGYRTTTTPQLLGPTVDYFLASAPNDTVRIDIVDAAGKVVNTYKSGIIPQAPRPRFGGGEDDPDEAMMAGRGARPTLVAPTVNLVTKNAGMNRFVWGVQHSNGLGSPPGTYTAKVTAGGVTKSVPLRVRIDPRLAADGTTEADLQAQYTHNLKMREMVADVNALLARVRTAEAKYKGATGAAADTATKVKEVSEIVNTQPIRYGKPGLQAHIQYLAGMTARADQKVGQDAYERYTFLRKELEAAKAKLDRAIGPATRM, via the coding sequence ATGATTCGCCGTACACTCTTCCTCTCGATTTCGGCCGCCTGCGCCACGCTTCCACTGGGGCTTTCCGTTGGCGCCCAGGCCAAGCCGGCCGCAGCGCCGGCCCGGGCCGTTGCCAAGGTCCCAGCGGCGGCGATGATGGCCGCCGCCGACCCGGCCCTGTTCAAGGGTCTCAGCTACCGCCAAGTCGGCCATTCGCGCGGCGGCCGCGTCACCACCGTGACCGGTGTGCCATCGCAGCCGAAGACGTTCTATGCCGGTGTCGCCAGCGGTGGCGTGATGCGCACCACCAACGGCGGTGAGTCGTGGGATTTCATCACCGACAACAAGATCCCGCTCGGCTCGACCGGTTCGATCGCGGTGGCGGAGTCGAACCCGAACATCATCTACGTGGGCACCGGCTCGGACGGCGTGCGCAGCAACGTGTCCACGGGCCGTGGGGTGTACAAGAGCGTCGACAACGGTGCCACCTGGCAGTTCGCCGGCCTGTACAACGCCGGACAGATCGGCGCGGTGCGGATTCACCCCACGAACCCGGACATCGTCTGGGTCGCGGCATACGGCGACATCTTCAAGCCGAACAACGAGCGCGGCATCTTCAAGACCACCGACGGCGGCAAGTCGTGGAAGAAGACGCTGTACGTGAGCGACAGCACGGGCGCGATGGATGTGGAGTTGCAGCCCGGCAATCCGAACGTGGTGTACGCGTGGATGAATCGCATCGAGCGCAAGCCGTGGTCGATCATCTCCGGCTCGCGCGAAGGCGGTTTCTACAAGAGCACGAACGGCGGTGACAGCTTCACCAAGATGGTGGGTGGCCTGCCGAATCAGATCACCGGCAAGGGCAACCTGGCTGTCACGGCGGCCAACCCGAATCGCATTTACGCGCTGGTCGAAGCGATGCCGGGCGGTGGTCTGTATCGCTCCGATGATGCCGGTGCGAGCTGGGCGCTCATGAACAGCACGCCGGGGCTGATCACGCGTCCGTTCTACTACACGTCGCTGGGCGCCGATCCGTCGAATGCCGATGTGGTGTACGGTGGCGCCGAAACGTTCTACAAGAGCACCGACGGCGGCAAGACGGTCGCACCGTTCCGCACACCGCACGGTGACAATCACGACATCTGGATCAATCCGACGAACAGCAACACGATGGTGCAGTCGAACGACGGTGGCGCGAACGTGTCGTACGACGGCGGCAAGACGTGGAGCTCGCAGGATGTGCAGCCGACGGCCGAGTTCTACGGCGTGTGGCTGGACAACGCGTTCCCGTACAAGCTGTACATGGCGCAGCAGGACAACAGCACGTACATCGTGCCGAGCAACAACGACCTGTTCAACATGAGCACCGTGCGCACGGGTCCGGGCTGTGAGACGGGTCCGATCATTCCGCATCCGAGCGACCGGAACCTCATTCACGGCAACTGCAAGGGGCAGTACTCGCTGATGAACGTGGACGCCGGCGTGACGAAGAACTACTGGATCGGCGCGCAGTCGCTGTACGGAAACGACGGTGGTGATCTCGACTACCGCATGCAGCGCACGACGCCGATGGCGCTGTCGCCGCATGACCCGAAGGTGCTGTACTACGGCTCGCAGTTCCTGCATCGCACCCGTAACAACGGCGCGACGTGGGAGAAGATTTCGCCCGACCTCACCTGGTTCCCGAAGTGCTGTCAGGGCGGCAGCGGCGAGCCGATCACGCGTGACGTGACGGGTGAAGAGTTCTACAGCACGCTGTACGCGATTACCGAATCGTCCCTGGAGAAGGGCGTGATCTGGACGGGTTCGAACGACGGTCCGTTCTCGGTCACGCGTGACGATGGCAAGACGTGGAAGCGCGTGACGCCGAAGGAGCTGGGTGAAGGCGGCCGTGTGGCATGGATCGAATCGTCGCCGCACCGCAAGGGCTCGGCCTACTTCGCGACGTATCGCTACCTGCTCGGCGACTACAAGCCGTACATCTACCTCACGAACGATTACGGCAACACGTGGAAGCTGCTCACCGATGGCACGAATGGTATTCCCGCCGACGCGCCCACGCGTGTGGTGCGTGAAGATCCCGTGCGCGAAGGACTGCTGTACGCCGGTACCGAGTTCGGCATGTACATCTCGTTCGACAACGGTGGGCACTGGCAGCCGTTCAACCTGAACATGCCGCAGATCCCGATCAACGATATCAAGGTGTACCGTGGTGACCTGGTGGTCGCGACGCAGGGTCGCGCCGCCTGGATCATGGACAACATCGCGGCGTTGCAGCAGATCGGCCCGACCACGCAGAGCGAGTCGTTCGTGCTCTTCAAGCCGCGTGACGGCTACCGTACGACGACCACGCCGCAGCTGCTCGGCCCGACGGTGGACTACTTCCTGGCCAGTGCACCGAACGACACCGTCCGTATCGACATCGTCGATGCGGCGGGCAAGGTCGTGAACACGTACAAGAGCGGCATCATTCCGCAGGCACCGCGTCCGCGCTTCGGCGGCGGCGAGGATGACCCCGATGAGGCGATGATGGCGGGACGTGGTGCGCGCCCGACGCTGGTGGCGCCGACGGTGAACCTCGTGACCAAGAACGCCGGTATGAACCGCTTCGTGTGGGGCGTGCAGCACTCCAACGGACTTGGCTCACCGCCGGGCACCTACACCGCGAAGGTGACGGCCGGTGGCGTCACGAAGTCGGTGCCGCTGCGCGTGCGCATCGACCCGCGCCTGGCGGCCGACGGTACGACGGAAGCCGACCTGCAGGCGCAGTACACGCACAATCTGAAGATGCGTGAGATGGTGGCCGACGTGAACGCGCTGCTGGCCCGGGTGCGTACGGCGGAAGCCAAGTACAAGGGCGCCACCGGCGCGGCGGCCGACACGGCCACGAAGGTGAAGGAAGTGAGCGAGATCGTGAACACGCAGCCCATTCGCTACGGCAAGCCGGGGCTGCAGGCGCACATCCAGTATCTCGCCGGCATGACGGCGCGGGCTGACCAGAAGGTGGGTCAGGACGCGTACGAGCGGTACACGTTCCTGCGCAAGGAACTGGAAGCCGCGAAGGCCAAGCTCGATCGCGCGATCGGGCCGGCCACGCGCATGTAA
- a CDS encoding TerB family tellurite resistance protein, whose product MLDAIRKLIGDSVPGTPGTHSRVQVNDVRVAACALLVELACADGEFSEAEQARIMDILQRHFGVDDAGAKQMLAEAAAANHDAVDHFVFTRQVVKDYDVAQRIVLAELMWQVALADGSLDSQESYLMRKLASLLQLEPAFLAQARKKAE is encoded by the coding sequence ATGCTCGACGCGATTCGTAAGTTGATCGGAGACAGCGTGCCGGGGACTCCCGGCACGCACTCCCGGGTGCAGGTGAACGACGTGCGGGTGGCGGCGTGCGCCCTGTTGGTGGAACTGGCGTGCGCCGATGGCGAGTTCAGTGAGGCCGAGCAGGCGCGGATCATGGACATTTTGCAGCGGCACTTCGGCGTGGACGACGCCGGTGCGAAGCAGATGCTGGCCGAAGCGGCGGCGGCCAATCACGACGCGGTAGACCACTTCGTGTTCACGCGGCAGGTGGTGAAGGACTACGACGTCGCGCAGCGCATTGTCTTGGCAGAATTGATGTGGCAGGTGGCGCTGGCCGACGGCTCTCTGGATAGTCAGGAGTCGTATCTCATGCGGAAGCTGGCCAGCCTGTTGCAGCTGGAGCCGGCGTTCCTGGCCCAGGCCCGGAAGAAGGCGGAGTAG
- a CDS encoding DUF2911 domain-containing protein, with translation MSASAQGGMKMDPKAPASPRDSVVTTVAGANINVNYGRPSKRGRVLFNGLGDMKWGMVWRTGANEATHFTTSKPLQFGATLVPAGTYTLFTKIVENGKWELVVNKQTKQWGTDYDEKQDLARIPMTVTSNNAVVEKMEIMVKPAGKGGEIIVAWDNYKAVAGFTAK, from the coding sequence GTGTCCGCTTCTGCTCAGGGTGGCATGAAGATGGATCCCAAAGCGCCGGCGTCGCCGCGCGATTCCGTAGTTACCACGGTTGCTGGTGCGAATATCAACGTGAACTACGGCCGTCCGTCCAAGCGTGGTCGCGTGCTGTTCAACGGACTCGGCGACATGAAGTGGGGCATGGTGTGGCGCACGGGCGCCAACGAAGCCACGCACTTCACCACGAGCAAGCCGCTGCAGTTCGGTGCGACCCTGGTGCCGGCGGGTACCTACACGCTGTTCACGAAGATCGTCGAGAACGGCAAGTGGGAGCTGGTGGTGAACAAGCAGACGAAGCAGTGGGGCACGGATTACGACGAGAAGCAGGATCTTGCGCGCATTCCGATGACGGTAACGAGCAACAACGCGGTGGTCGAGAAGATGGAGATCATGGTGAAGCCGGCGGGCAAGGGCGGCGAGATCATTGTGGCGTGGGACAATTACAAGGCCGTGGCGGGATTTACGGCGAAGTAG
- a CDS encoding ABC transporter ATP-binding protein — protein sequence MSLRIEGIAKTYPNGVRALQDISLSIAPGMFGLLGPNGAGKSSLMRTIATLQPPDSGSIHFRNIDVLKEPEKLRAQLGYLPQEFGLYPNMPAEAILDHFATLKGVVHAGERKELVAALLNQVNLYDVRKKSAGGYSGGMKQRLGIAIALAGSPQLLIVDEPTAGLDPTERNRFLNLLADIGEKVVVILSTHIVEDVRELCSQMAIINKGQVIVHGEPERIIDEVRGRIWRRTVPRAQADAYKARYEVISTRMAAGNTVLHAYAETDPGDGFIAIEPDLEDVYFHRLAAASGGRVPVEA from the coding sequence ATGTCGCTCCGCATTGAAGGAATCGCGAAGACGTATCCGAACGGCGTACGCGCGCTTCAGGACATCTCTCTTTCCATCGCGCCCGGTATGTTCGGGTTGCTTGGCCCCAATGGCGCGGGTAAGTCGTCGTTGATGCGCACGATTGCCACGCTGCAGCCTCCCGATAGTGGATCCATTCACTTTCGCAACATCGATGTGCTGAAGGAACCGGAGAAATTGCGGGCGCAGCTCGGGTATCTGCCGCAGGAGTTTGGGCTCTACCCGAACATGCCGGCCGAGGCCATTCTCGATCATTTTGCAACCCTCAAGGGCGTGGTGCACGCTGGCGAACGAAAGGAACTCGTGGCCGCCCTGCTGAATCAGGTCAACCTGTACGACGTTCGTAAAAAGAGTGCCGGCGGCTACTCGGGCGGCATGAAGCAACGGCTTGGCATTGCTATCGCGCTGGCCGGTAGCCCCCAGCTGTTGATCGTGGATGAGCCGACCGCGGGCCTTGATCCCACCGAGCGAAACCGGTTTTTGAACCTGCTCGCCGATATCGGGGAGAAGGTCGTCGTCATTCTCTCCACACACATTGTCGAAGATGTGCGCGAGCTGTGCTCGCAGATGGCCATCATCAACAAGGGCCAGGTGATCGTCCACGGTGAGCCGGAACGAATCATCGACGAGGTGCGCGGGCGCATCTGGCGTCGGACGGTGCCCCGTGCTCAGGCCGACGCCTACAAGGCGCGCTACGAGGTCATCTCGACTCGCATGGCGGCGGGCAACACCGTGTTGCATGCCTACGCCGAGACTGATCCTGGGGACGGGTTCATTGCGATTGAACCCGATCTGGAAGATGTCTACTTCCATCGCCTTGCGGCGGCATCGGGCGGCCGTGTGCCGGTGGAGGCCTGA
- a CDS encoding ABC transporter permease/M1 family aminopeptidase produces the protein MFGTLFAFELRGHFRRPATWLYVAIVFLLAFFAISTDAVLVGPALGKVKRNSPYALAQMYAIMLAIGQIITSALVGTTVLRDYEAGVHELLFTTRITRAGYLAAKYVAALIAMLLVFSALPVGALLGTLMPWIDGSTVQSIVLWHYIQPFLAVGVPGVFFISSMLFAVGSLTRSSFAVYVCGILLLVGYSVAGRLVQTLDRDQLANLIDPFALRSIDLVTRYWTPVEKNARTLPLDSFLGANRLLWVAVGVVLLVAAFRFMRLEKEAPVTSRRKAIKAAERERVMPKSGWRPRETYAPPSAIVGWWGVTTFHIRSLIRSVPFLAIAAIGFINVLMSAWFADQNGQNRSWPMSWLMAETSVGSAALFMVVLLTFYAGELVWRERQVRLDQVLDASPVRTVSVLAGKFTAMMALLFAFGTVAMLGSMTVQVLKGYPVINLGVYALYVYGTDFPGWFVMVALAFLVQSLVPRKPIGHVIVILIWVANIATANLGYDYRLLQIAASPAMRWSDLNATGPYLQSFLAVHGFNLSVAAILLAVTYVVWHRGTAMASLRDRLAPRLRGGVSALAAGGAVGATAFGGLFYYNASIVNPYFTRKEGERRQVAYERTWRPLETLTPPKVVATSITVDLQPTAGTARTATSYTMVNRLSRAIDSVLVNVASDLPGLGVTLDTLRFDRPHTVLKADTAFGVQLVRLATPLAPGDSLRLRVVQHYARRGFPSGEPDRSLVENGTFFNRDKFPTLGYGQDQELQSDELRRKYKLPLQRRGKPRTDVVALQRQSFSQDADFVSFEATVSTDPDQIAMAPGYLQKEWASNGRRYFHYVMDKPMPNFFSVLSARWTVTKTMWRDVPVEVYHYAGHTFNVARMLEASKASLEFFSNEFGVYPHRQLRILEFPRYAGFAQSFPNTVPYSEAIGFVARVDSSDVEDTDLPYFVTAHEIAHQWFPYQRMPADVEGAQMLSESLSEYAALVVTDRLHGRAFTQKFLRAELERYLRGRAGETKGEHPLTRVDLQAYIWYQKGSLALFALRDLIGESALHGALRAYLDEGRFAGPPYATTLDLMKHIRAATPDSMQMAVDDYFETITLWDVKTDSVLTAKQANGQYKVTVVGTATKFRADSLGTEAPAPLNDYIDVGVFAAPKAGARIGAPLAVRKIKVTSGVVRAEFIVKSTPARAGIDPYNLLIDRVPSDNSREVRP, from the coding sequence ATGTTCGGCACGCTCTTCGCCTTTGAACTGCGAGGCCATTTTCGGCGACCAGCGACGTGGCTGTACGTCGCGATTGTGTTCCTGTTGGCGTTCTTTGCGATCAGCACCGATGCGGTGCTTGTGGGCCCGGCGCTTGGTAAAGTGAAACGCAATAGCCCGTATGCGCTCGCACAGATGTATGCCATCATGCTGGCGATCGGTCAGATCATCACCAGCGCGTTGGTGGGCACCACCGTATTGCGCGACTACGAGGCGGGCGTCCACGAATTGCTCTTCACCACGCGCATCACGCGCGCGGGGTATTTGGCGGCCAAGTACGTCGCGGCTTTGATCGCCATGCTGTTGGTGTTCTCCGCGTTGCCGGTCGGCGCGCTGTTGGGCACCCTGATGCCATGGATCGACGGGAGCACGGTCCAAAGCATCGTACTCTGGCACTACATCCAACCGTTCCTTGCCGTCGGCGTTCCCGGTGTGTTCTTCATCAGTAGTATGCTGTTTGCCGTGGGCTCACTGACGCGCAGCAGTTTCGCGGTGTACGTCTGTGGCATTCTGCTCTTGGTTGGCTACTCAGTGGCTGGCCGATTGGTGCAAACGCTCGATCGTGATCAGCTGGCGAACCTCATCGACCCGTTCGCGCTCCGCTCGATCGATCTGGTGACGCGCTATTGGACACCGGTAGAAAAGAACGCGCGCACATTGCCGCTTGATTCGTTTTTGGGGGCCAATCGGCTGCTGTGGGTTGCAGTCGGTGTCGTGCTGTTGGTAGCGGCATTCCGCTTCATGCGCCTCGAGAAGGAGGCGCCGGTGACGTCACGGCGAAAAGCGATCAAGGCGGCCGAAAGGGAACGTGTCATGCCAAAGAGCGGCTGGCGACCTCGCGAGACCTATGCGCCGCCCAGCGCCATCGTCGGCTGGTGGGGTGTGACCACCTTTCATATTCGGTCACTGATTCGTTCCGTGCCGTTTCTCGCGATCGCCGCGATCGGATTCATCAACGTGCTAATGAGCGCGTGGTTCGCGGACCAGAATGGTCAGAACCGCAGCTGGCCCATGAGCTGGCTCATGGCGGAAACATCGGTTGGTTCGGCCGCACTGTTCATGGTCGTGTTGTTGACGTTTTACGCCGGTGAGTTGGTCTGGCGCGAGCGGCAAGTGCGGCTCGATCAGGTACTCGATGCAAGTCCGGTGCGTACTGTCAGCGTCTTGGCAGGAAAGTTCACGGCGATGATGGCGCTCCTGTTCGCGTTCGGCACCGTCGCCATGCTAGGTAGTATGACCGTGCAGGTGCTCAAGGGGTATCCGGTCATCAACCTTGGCGTGTACGCATTGTACGTGTACGGCACGGACTTTCCAGGCTGGTTCGTGATGGTTGCGCTCGCGTTTCTCGTACAGTCCCTCGTGCCGCGCAAGCCCATCGGACACGTGATCGTGATCCTGATCTGGGTCGCCAATATCGCGACGGCGAATCTCGGCTATGACTACCGACTGCTGCAGATCGCGGCATCTCCGGCCATGCGTTGGTCCGATCTCAACGCCACGGGTCCGTATCTGCAGTCGTTTCTGGCGGTGCATGGCTTCAATCTAAGTGTCGCCGCGATCCTGCTGGCGGTCACTTATGTGGTCTGGCATCGGGGAACGGCGATGGCGTCCTTGCGCGATCGGTTGGCCCCCCGGCTTCGTGGTGGCGTGTCGGCCCTGGCGGCGGGCGGCGCGGTCGGGGCAACCGCGTTTGGCGGCCTGTTTTACTACAACGCGAGCATCGTCAACCCGTACTTCACGCGGAAGGAAGGGGAGCGCCGGCAAGTCGCATATGAACGCACGTGGCGGCCGCTCGAAACGCTCACGCCGCCAAAGGTCGTGGCCACGTCCATCACCGTGGACCTTCAGCCGACGGCCGGCACGGCGCGCACGGCCACCAGTTACACGATGGTCAATCGCTTATCACGAGCGATTGACAGCGTCCTGGTCAATGTTGCGAGCGATCTACCAGGCCTCGGGGTGACGCTCGATACCCTGCGTTTTGATCGTCCGCATACCGTGCTCAAGGCCGACACCGCCTTCGGTGTTCAACTCGTTCGGCTCGCCACACCGCTCGCGCCCGGCGACTCGCTGCGCCTTCGGGTCGTGCAACACTATGCCAGGCGCGGCTTCCCGAGCGGGGAGCCAGACCGCTCACTGGTGGAGAACGGCACGTTCTTCAACCGCGACAAGTTTCCGACGCTCGGGTACGGTCAGGACCAAGAGCTGCAGAGCGACGAGTTGCGCAGGAAGTACAAGCTTCCGCTGCAGCGCCGCGGAAAGCCGCGCACCGATGTCGTCGCCCTGCAACGGCAATCGTTTTCTCAGGATGCCGACTTCGTTTCGTTCGAGGCAACGGTCAGCACGGACCCCGACCAGATTGCGATGGCGCCGGGGTACCTGCAGAAAGAGTGGGCAAGCAACGGCCGCCGCTATTTTCACTATGTGATGGACAAGCCGATGCCGAATTTCTTCTCGGTACTCTCGGCGCGCTGGACCGTGACGAAGACGATGTGGCGCGACGTGCCCGTCGAGGTGTACCACTATGCAGGGCACACGTTCAACGTCGCACGCATGCTCGAGGCGTCGAAGGCCTCGCTGGAGTTCTTCTCCAATGAGTTCGGTGTGTATCCGCATCGGCAGCTGCGCATTCTCGAGTTCCCACGGTACGCGGGTTTCGCGCAATCGTTCCCGAACACCGTCCCATACTCGGAAGCCATCGGCTTCGTGGCCCGCGTCGATTCATCCGATGTGGAGGACACCGACTTGCCGTACTTCGTGACCGCGCACGAGATCGCGCACCAGTGGTTTCCGTATCAACGCATGCCGGCCGACGTGGAAGGCGCGCAGATGCTTTCCGAGTCGCTATCCGAGTACGCTGCGCTCGTGGTCACGGACCGTCTTCACGGGCGCGCCTTTACGCAGAAGTTTCTTCGCGCCGAGCTCGAGCGCTATCTGCGTGGCCGTGCGGGTGAGACCAAGGGTGAGCACCCGCTCACCCGCGTGGACCTGCAAGCATACATCTGGTACCAGAAGGGGTCCCTGGCGCTGTTCGCGCTTCGAGATCTGATTGGCGAGAGTGCACTGCACGGCGCACTGCGCGCGTACCTCGATGAAGGCCGGTTCGCGGGGCCGCCGTATGCCACGACGCTCGACCTCATGAAACACATTCGTGCGGCGACGCCAGACTCAATGCAAATGGCGGTCGACGACTATTTCGAGACGATCACGCTGTGGGACGTGAAGACCGATAGCGTGCTGACCGCCAAGCAGGCCAATGGGCAGTACAAGGTCACGGTCGTAGGAACCGCCACGAAGTTTCGCGCAGACTCGCTGGGCACCGAGGCACCGGCACCCCTGAACGATTATATCGACGTCGGCGTCTTTGCTGCGCCCAAAGCCGGCGCGCGCATTGGCGCGCCGCTGGCAGTTCGCAAGATCAAGGTGACCAGTGGCGTGGTGCGCGCGGAATTCATCGTCAAGAGCACGCCAGCCCGCGCAGGTATCGATCCGTACAATCTGCTGATTGACCGAGTGCCGTCGGACAACAGTCGCGAGGTGCGACCATAG
- a CDS encoding carbonic anhydrase has protein sequence MESYKKLLLANKAWVQDKLNVRDDYFLRMADDQTPEFLWIGCSDSRVPAEDVTGTEPGELFVHRNIANQVIHTDFNMLSVLQYAVEVLKVKHIIVCGHYGCGGVKNALSHKHLGLINKWLRNIKDVYRIHRHELDGLADPDRRLRRLVELNVQEQVWKLAETSFVQHAWQTHHDIHLHGWVYDLHTGLINDLLMLPPGTHIDDIYKMDFDDVKPR, from the coding sequence ATGGAGTCGTATAAGAAGCTGCTCCTCGCCAACAAGGCCTGGGTGCAGGACAAGCTCAACGTCCGTGACGACTACTTCTTGCGCATGGCCGACGACCAGACGCCGGAGTTTCTCTGGATCGGCTGCTCGGACAGTCGTGTGCCCGCCGAAGACGTGACCGGCACCGAACCGGGCGAGCTGTTTGTGCACCGGAACATCGCGAATCAGGTGATTCATACCGACTTCAACATGCTCAGCGTGCTCCAATACGCGGTTGAGGTGTTGAAGGTGAAGCACATTATCGTCTGCGGTCACTACGGGTGCGGCGGCGTCAAGAATGCGCTCTCGCACAAGCATCTGGGCCTGATCAACAAGTGGCTGCGCAACATCAAGGATGTATATCGCATTCACCGGCACGAACTCGATGGGCTCGCCGACCCCGATCGTCGCCTGCGCCGACTGGTCGAATTGAACGTCCAGGAGCAGGTCTGGAAGCTGGCGGAGACGTCATTCGTACAGCACGCGTGGCAGACGCATCACGACATTCACCTGCATGGATGGGTGTACGACCTGCACACCGGGCTTATCAACGATCTGTTGATGCTTCCACCGGGCACGCACATCGACGACATCTACAAGATGGACTTTGACGACGTCAAGCCGAGGTAG
- a CDS encoding SulP family inorganic anion transporter — protein MTSPRESVVSSYSGKVSWSHDAPAGLVVFLVALPLCLGIALASGAPLFSGVISGIIGGLIVSMLSASSVSVSGPAAGLAVIVATAIQSLGSFPAFLLAVLVAGVAQVGFGFLRAGRIANYVPNAVIKGMLAAIGVVIILKQIPHALGRDTSYEGDFDFFRSADGASTTLSDVADAVVSANGEAILISVVSLAILLAWESPWIKSRKSLAMVPGALIVVAVGILLNELFRTISPDFFLRAEDGHLVTLPAGGPTDLLAQLSGPDWSRWTDRRIYSTGLTLAIVASIESLLSLEASDKLDPQRRISNPDRELMAQGVGNIAAGLIGGLPVTAVIVRSSANVYAGARSRWSAFIHGVLLLVCVVAIPSLLNRIPLASLAAVLLMVGYKLTKPALYRDSWKAGVDQFLPFIVTVIAIVFTDLLIGVLIGVVFGVIFVIRTNHHSAFTLVHQESMYLLRFNKDASFVNKSELKAKLASLPTQSSLIVDGTRASFIDSDLYDVIADFQEGAPHKQIAIEFKQFHNKSQNYRKRRRTNGVV, from the coding sequence ATGACATCACCTCGTGAATCGGTAGTCTCGTCCTATAGCGGGAAGGTGTCGTGGTCGCACGACGCGCCAGCCGGACTCGTCGTCTTCCTCGTGGCGCTACCGCTCTGCCTCGGCATCGCGCTCGCCTCCGGAGCGCCGCTCTTCTCCGGCGTCATTTCGGGCATCATTGGCGGACTCATCGTCTCGATGCTTTCCGCATCATCGGTGAGCGTGAGTGGACCGGCCGCAGGCCTCGCCGTAATCGTGGCAACGGCCATTCAATCGCTCGGTTCCTTCCCCGCCTTTCTGCTGGCGGTGCTGGTGGCAGGCGTGGCGCAAGTGGGCTTCGGGTTTCTGCGTGCGGGTCGCATTGCCAACTATGTGCCCAACGCGGTGATCAAGGGGATGCTGGCCGCGATCGGCGTGGTCATCATCCTCAAGCAGATTCCGCATGCGCTCGGTCGTGACACCAGTTACGAGGGAGATTTCGACTTCTTCCGCTCGGCGGATGGAGCGTCAACAACGCTCTCCGATGTGGCGGATGCCGTCGTATCCGCGAACGGAGAGGCTATTCTCATTTCGGTCGTCTCCCTCGCGATCCTTCTCGCGTGGGAGTCCCCGTGGATTAAGTCACGCAAGTCGCTCGCGATGGTCCCCGGCGCGCTCATCGTCGTGGCGGTTGGCATCCTGCTGAACGAGTTGTTCCGCACCATCTCGCCCGACTTCTTCCTGCGCGCCGAAGACGGCCATCTGGTGACGCTACCGGCAGGGGGGCCGACTGACCTGCTTGCGCAATTATCCGGTCCTGACTGGTCCCGGTGGACGGACCGCCGGATCTACTCCACCGGCCTGACGCTCGCCATTGTGGCGAGTATCGAATCCTTGCTCTCGCTCGAAGCCTCCGACAAGCTGGATCCGCAGCGACGGATCTCCAATCCGGACCGTGAACTAATGGCCCAAGGTGTGGGAAATATCGCGGCCGGACTGATTGGCGGTCTTCCGGTCACCGCGGTGATTGTGCGGAGTTCGGCCAACGTATACGCCGGAGCCCGATCGCGGTGGTCCGCCTTCATTCACGGAGTCCTCCTGCTCGTGTGCGTTGTTGCGATACCGAGCCTCCTCAATCGCATCCCGCTGGCCAGTCTGGCTGCGGTGCTTCTGATGGTGGGCTACAAGCTTACCAAACCCGCGTTGTACCGCGATTCATGGAAGGCGGGCGTTGATCAGTTCCTCCCGTTCATCGTGACGGTCATTGCAATCGTCTTCACTGATCTGCTGATCGGCGTGCTGATTGGCGTGGTGTTCGGCGTGATCTTCGTGATCCGGACGAATCACCATTCGGCGTTCACACTGGTGCATCAGGAGTCGATGTATCTGCTGCGCTTCAACAAGGATGCGTCGTTCGTCAACAAGTCTGAGCTCAAGGCCAAACTCGCCTCCCTACCCACACAGTCGAGTCTGATCGTCGACGGCACGCGGGCCAGCTTCATCGACAGCGACCTGTACGACGTGATTGCGGACTTCCAGGAGGGAGCGCCCCACAAGCAGATCGCGATCGAGTTCAAGCAGTTCCACAACAAGTCGCAAAACTACCGGAAGCGGAGACGGACCAATGGAGTCGTATAA